A section of the Rummeliibacillus pycnus genome encodes:
- a CDS encoding NUDIX domain-containing protein: protein MKKIDELGAGVAVIIFNDENQVLLQKRTDVGLWGIPSGHIEIGETVSEAAIREVKEEANLDIRIKKLIGIYSDPSSQVFEYPNGQVVHFITTCFLAEITGGDLKCNSNESLDIKFFDQQNLPQDLLKMHPRWLEDALCDQELAFIR, encoded by the coding sequence ATGAAGAAAATTGATGAATTAGGCGCTGGTGTGGCAGTCATTATTTTCAATGATGAAAACCAAGTTTTATTACAAAAAAGAACAGATGTAGGTCTGTGGGGTATCCCTTCAGGTCATATAGAAATTGGGGAAACCGTATCTGAAGCAGCAATTCGGGAGGTAAAGGAGGAGGCCAATTTAGATATTAGAATTAAAAAATTAATTGGTATTTATTCCGATCCAAGTTCTCAGGTGTTTGAATATCCAAATGGTCAAGTTGTTCATTTTATAACAACTTGTTTTCTTGCTGAAATTACAGGTGGTGATTTGAAATGTAATTCAAATGAATCGCTCGATATCAAATTCTTTGATCAACAAAATCTTCCACAAGATTTATTGAAAATGCATCCAAGATGGTTAGAGGATGCTCTTTGTGACCAAGAGTTGGCATTTATTCGTTAA
- a CDS encoding translocation protein TolB: protein MAIRTLLLILLMGLNFSIAVSAEAPLKAAFIRNHQLWLKEGNIETQLTVGRNVFFPKWSYDGRFIAYIDGDDKPYLYIYDLKKKENYQPYIVQTRNFKWSPISNQLAYTDDGVLNVTKTKNDQPRGFENVSLGVSDFEWFPNGKDFIVSSQANLLPTGWQPVHLFKVPVDANLDTSKIKPFYTIQTAPNDLFAIDAVAFKWSCDGKWLSFLATPTASWSMDSNTLCVLSSVGVNFQVIGKMLEKGDWIKWAPTKNQLAFISGEGRFYVDNKNTTVTDIPTVSEQKVYTPKGYVDLDLDWLSPEEVIVARAKENKDWKLGPVPTMFTSLYVINLKSNEQMQITNPKKNEIDNAPQVVGQKITWYRNNEKNNRGEVWVKDSKTEFERLWIKNVDSPATFYQKTRELQ, encoded by the coding sequence ATGGCAATTCGAACTTTATTATTGATCCTACTAATGGGTTTGAATTTTTCAATAGCAGTTTCAGCTGAAGCTCCACTTAAAGCAGCTTTTATTAGAAATCATCAATTATGGTTAAAAGAAGGTAATATAGAAACACAATTAACAGTGGGCCGGAATGTATTCTTTCCAAAGTGGTCATACGACGGTCGGTTTATTGCTTATATAGATGGTGATGATAAGCCGTATTTGTATATTTATGATTTGAAGAAAAAGGAAAATTATCAGCCATATATTGTTCAAACAAGAAATTTTAAATGGTCGCCTATATCAAATCAACTTGCTTACACTGACGATGGTGTTTTAAACGTCACAAAAACAAAGAATGATCAACCAAGAGGTTTTGAGAATGTTTCTCTGGGGGTTAGTGATTTCGAATGGTTTCCGAACGGAAAAGATTTTATCGTTTCGTCTCAAGCAAACCTGCTTCCTACTGGATGGCAACCTGTTCATCTTTTTAAAGTTCCTGTAGATGCCAATCTTGATACAAGTAAAATTAAACCTTTTTATACGATTCAAACAGCTCCAAATGATTTATTTGCGATTGATGCAGTAGCGTTTAAATGGAGTTGTGATGGCAAATGGCTTAGTTTTTTGGCAACGCCTACTGCATCTTGGTCAATGGATAGCAATACCCTTTGTGTCCTCTCATCAGTGGGCGTTAACTTTCAAGTAATAGGTAAAATGCTAGAGAAAGGTGATTGGATCAAATGGGCACCTACAAAAAATCAGCTAGCATTTATATCTGGTGAGGGGAGATTTTATGTTGATAACAAAAATACAACCGTTACTGATATTCCTACAGTGAGCGAACAAAAAGTATACACTCCTAAAGGATATGTTGATCTTGATTTGGATTGGCTCTCACCAGAAGAGGTAATTGTTGCCCGCGCAAAAGAAAATAAGGATTGGAAACTGGGGCCTGTTCCAACTATGTTTACTTCACTTTATGTCATCAATTTAAAATCAAATGAACAAATGCAGATTACGAATCCAAAGAAAAATGAAATCGATAATGCACCTCAAGTAGTTGGGCAAAAGATTACATGGTATCGAAACAATGAAAAGAATAACAGGGGAGAGGTATGGGTGAAAGATAGCAAAACTGAATTCGAACGACTTTGGATAAAAAATGTTGATTCTCCAGCAACTTTTTATCAAAAAACAAGGGAACTCCAATAA
- a CDS encoding phosphoglycerate mutase family protein has translation MEITLIRHGKSKHIENNRITSTEFQDWIKKYNGSGVIDELHYPSETVEKINTAKMIITSNLKRSIESAKLVNPKIKTHSDRLFRETELPNFTKRLRLKLRPNSWAVILRSLWLIGYSRKCESLAEAKKRAKLASEKLIQFAQENTKVVLIGHGFFNQLISKELIRKGWKGKRKTSTKHWTCTTYSI, from the coding sequence ATGGAGATTACATTGATACGACATGGAAAATCGAAACATATAGAAAATAATCGAATAACCAGTACAGAATTTCAAGATTGGATTAAAAAATATAATGGTAGCGGTGTTATTGACGAACTTCATTACCCTTCTGAAACAGTTGAAAAAATAAATACTGCAAAAATGATTATAACAAGTAATTTAAAGAGGTCTATTGAGTCGGCAAAATTGGTAAATCCAAAAATAAAAACTCATTCAGATCGTTTGTTCCGTGAAACCGAATTACCTAACTTTACAAAACGATTAAGGCTAAAATTGAGACCAAATAGTTGGGCAGTTATTTTAAGAAGTTTATGGTTAATTGGATACTCAAGAAAATGTGAGTCATTGGCAGAAGCAAAAAAGAGAGCAAAACTTGCATCAGAAAAGTTAATTCAGTTTGCTCAGGAAAATACAAAGGTTGTTCTAATTGGACATGGTTTTTTTAATCAATTAATATCTAAAGAACTTATTAGAAAGGGATGGAAAGGTAAAAGAAAAACAAGTACTAAACACTGGACTTGTACTACATATTCCATATGA
- a CDS encoding transglutaminase-like domain-containing protein: MKIICESEHLEDYLLELDVVNYSDLIIKKKIEELFHSTQTEIEKTKIAFEFVRDEIVHSWDIQGKKVTYKASDVLKVKEGICYAKANLLASLLRSQGIPTGFCYQRLMLFDTPEKGYSIHALNAVFIKSLNKWIRLDARGNKAGVDAQFSINEEKLAFSVNEKFDEIDYPIIYIKPNSKTIDVLKEHTNALEMYKHHLPESI; the protein is encoded by the coding sequence ATGAAAATAATTTGTGAATCTGAACACTTAGAAGATTATCTGTTGGAATTGGATGTAGTAAACTACTCTGATTTAATCATAAAAAAGAAAATTGAGGAACTTTTTCATTCAACACAAACTGAAATAGAAAAGACAAAAATTGCATTTGAATTTGTTCGTGATGAAATAGTGCATTCTTGGGATATTCAAGGGAAGAAAGTTACTTATAAAGCTTCAGATGTACTAAAGGTTAAAGAAGGTATTTGCTATGCAAAGGCAAACCTCTTAGCTTCATTATTACGTTCGCAAGGAATACCAACAGGGTTCTGTTATCAGAGATTGATGTTGTTCGATACTCCAGAGAAAGGATATTCGATTCACGCTTTGAATGCAGTCTTTATAAAATCTCTTAACAAGTGGATCCGTTTAGATGCACGTGGCAACAAAGCTGGTGTTGATGCACAATTTTCAATAAATGAAGAAAAATTAGCGTTCTCAGTTAATGAGAAATTTGATGAAATAGATTATCCGATAATATACATAAAACCAAACTCAAAAACAATTGATGTATTAAAGGAACATACTAATGCATTAGAAATGTATAAACACCACTTACCTGAAAGTATTTAA
- a CDS encoding GNAT family N-acetyltransferase: MGEIDGIPLPNTKRVNEVEQLFFMGNENGNLIFRVAVNENNEIVACAGGLLRKEYSFPLSEEQSLFGWIIAVYTLPQYRNNGLADRLVDEVCLC; this comes from the coding sequence ATGGGAGAAATAGATGGCATCCCATTGCCAAATACAAAAAGAGTTAATGAAGTTGAACAGTTATTTTTTATGGGAAATGAAAATGGAAATCTCATATTTAGAGTAGCAGTAAATGAAAATAATGAGATTGTCGCTTGTGCAGGTGGCCTTTTAAGAAAAGAGTACTCCTTCCCTTTAAGTGAAGAGCAATCTCTTTTTGGTTGGATCATAGCTGTTTATACTTTACCACAATATAGAAATAATGGTTTAGCTGATCGACTGGTAGATGAAGTTTGTTTATGTTAA
- a CDS encoding ketoacyl-ACP synthase III, producing MNNSKARITAIGSYVPKKRLTNFDLEKMVETNYGWIVQRTGITERRIANEDEFTSDISYKAVKDMMERYDKTLDDVDMIIVCTLTPDFKTPSVASCVQEKLGIRNTGAMDLNVACAGFTYGLHVANGLITSGLNKKILVIGAETLSKVTDYTDRSTCILFEDGGGAVLVEYDEQNPSFISANLGSEGEGGKNLYCTNLSTRMNGNDLAGNGNIVQNGREVYKWAVKTVPKGMKSVLEKALIDIKEVAWFVPHSANLKMINSICEKSDFSKEHTLYSLVEYGNTSSASIPLSLAKAVSEGKIKNGDKLLLYGFGGGLAHAGLLINWSL from the coding sequence TTGAATAATTCGAAAGCTCGAATTACAGCGATTGGTTCTTATGTTCCTAAAAAAAGATTAACAAATTTTGATTTAGAAAAGATGGTTGAAACAAATTACGGGTGGATTGTTCAACGTACTGGAATTACAGAGAGAAGAATAGCAAATGAAGATGAATTTACAAGTGATATAAGTTACAAAGCTGTAAAAGATATGATGGAACGCTATGATAAAACTTTAGATGATGTTGATATGATTATTGTTTGCACTTTAACACCAGATTTTAAAACGCCAAGTGTTGCTTCTTGTGTTCAGGAAAAATTAGGTATTAGAAATACTGGAGCAATGGATTTAAATGTTGCCTGCGCGGGCTTTACATATGGGTTACATGTTGCAAATGGATTAATTACTTCTGGTTTAAACAAGAAAATATTGGTGATTGGTGCTGAAACATTATCGAAAGTAACTGATTATACAGATAGATCCACATGTATCTTGTTTGAAGATGGCGGAGGAGCAGTTCTTGTTGAATATGATGAACAAAACCCCAGCTTTATTTCCGCGAATTTAGGATCTGAAGGTGAAGGGGGAAAAAATTTATACTGTACAAATTTATCAACAAGAATGAATGGAAACGATTTAGCTGGCAATGGTAATATTGTTCAAAATGGTAGGGAGGTTTATAAGTGGGCCGTAAAGACAGTACCAAAAGGAATGAAATCAGTTTTAGAAAAAGCCCTAATAGACATAAAAGAAGTAGCTTGGTTTGTACCGCATAGTGCAAATTTAAAGATGATTAATTCGATTTGTGAAAAAAGTGATTTTTCAAAAGAGCATACACTTTATAGTTTAGTTGAATACGGAAACACTTCTTCAGCATCGATTCCATTATCTCTAGCTAAAGCGGTGAGTGAAGGGAAAATTAAAAATGGAGATAAACTCTTATTGTACGGCTTTGGCGGAGGTTTAGCTCATGCTGGATTACTGATTAATTGGTCATTATAA
- a CDS encoding DUF4190 domain-containing protein has protein sequence MSNTNTKSIASLIMGILSIFIPLAGLILGIVGIIVSNISLKEMKVSSENGKGLAISGMICSIIGVCIQIILIGFMILAYFSFSVYNTEIK, from the coding sequence ATGAGTAATACAAATACGAAATCGATAGCATCACTCATAATGGGCATATTATCTATATTCATACCTTTAGCAGGACTAATTCTGGGTATCGTAGGAATTATCGTATCAAATATAAGTTTAAAAGAGATGAAAGTTTCAAGTGAAAATGGAAAAGGTTTGGCTATATCAGGTATGATTTGTAGTATCATAGGAGTGTGCATTCAGATTATTTTAATCGGGTTTATGATTTTAGCATATTTTTCTTTTTCTGTATATAATACTGAAATTAAATAA
- a CDS encoding DEAD/DEAH box helicase, producing MDIKVTHKMIKEMCGTVAFKRGDSFYRSNKVMFKEYRSDYCDAIVDGTEDFHVTIEKDSTGKMKTKCSCPTLANFQKSCQHVAAVLLAIYEHQKHGTTTIDIKDQPNKNREMTNDFMRIFSHQTKRNSGQQLHFEKREVLDVLFILKPISLGENQHLFGIEVKIGAIKVQNIRAFLQDVKQGTPTILSPTSFYNPNIHYVKNKSDEVIQQLIGILEDEKAVLNSSPKLVEENGGTQTLPIPPTIWYGLSRLLESVPVTFENKGQYFDRLQVLNGPPPLHFSIDEIDRNNYQLTIKGFEKLIIMDAYKCVIVDGKVFNIEEKDFERLSELKKMIPSIDSNQILISHEQIDLFLNKVVPGLKKIGEVQLSQKVSQKIMKEPLVAKLYLDRVHNRLLAGLEFQYENSIIQPLEKRDIATGPMIIRDIDQEEEILQLMENSGFSITEGGYYMQNEELEYEFLYHIVPKLQQLVQIYATTAVRNRIMTKNAFPKIRVKHQKDRMNWLEFTFEMNGIPDDQIREILEALEEKRKYYRLRDGSLLSLETKEMEELHRFLSEVPTQDDGFEESLHMPLIHGLKFLDRLESKIFTVEESFRQFIGQLIHPSLLEIEVPQSLNNLLRDYQKDGYKWLKTLANYGFGGILADDMGLGKTVQSITFIVSELSNIRMMKQPVLIVCPSSLTYNWLHEIVKFGPEIQVIVMDGNKVEREQLQKDIEGVDVIITSYSLLRHDIKWYENQTFRSVFFDEAQAFKNPTTQTARAAKKIKANHRFGLTGTPIENSLEELWSIYHIVFPELLQGLREFSYLSRKAVARRVRPFLLRRLKQDVLAELPQKVESLELSELLPEQKKLYAAYLAKLRHKTLKHLDQETIRKNRIKILAGLTRLRQICCHPALFVEGYKGSSAKFEQLLKIVEESKLSGKKVLIFSQFTKMLGLIGKELTIRGQLFFYLDGQTPSEKRVEICDRFNSGERDLFLISLKAGGTGLNLSGADTVILYDLWWNPAVEQQATDRAHRFGQRNEVQVIKLVAKGTIEEKMNELQEKKKELIADILDSSESAASKLTEDDIREILQI from the coding sequence ATGGATATTAAAGTAACTCACAAGATGATTAAAGAAATGTGCGGTACCGTTGCCTTTAAAAGAGGAGACTCTTTTTATCGATCCAATAAAGTGATGTTTAAGGAATACCGAAGTGATTATTGTGATGCAATTGTAGATGGAACGGAAGATTTTCATGTCACAATTGAAAAAGATTCAACAGGTAAAATGAAGACAAAATGCAGCTGTCCAACACTAGCTAATTTTCAAAAAAGTTGTCAACACGTCGCAGCTGTTTTATTAGCAATATATGAACATCAAAAACATGGAACAACTACAATTGATATAAAAGACCAACCAAATAAAAATAGAGAAATGACGAATGATTTCATGAGAATCTTTAGTCATCAAACAAAGAGAAATAGTGGACAGCAGCTTCATTTTGAAAAAAGAGAAGTATTGGATGTACTATTTATACTTAAACCGATTTCTCTGGGAGAAAATCAGCATTTGTTTGGAATAGAAGTAAAAATTGGGGCTATAAAGGTACAAAATATTCGTGCCTTCTTACAAGATGTAAAACAAGGTACACCAACAATATTATCTCCTACATCTTTTTACAATCCAAATATCCATTATGTTAAAAATAAATCGGATGAAGTGATTCAACAATTAATTGGAATTTTAGAGGATGAAAAAGCTGTTTTGAATTCATCTCCAAAATTAGTTGAAGAAAATGGAGGTACGCAAACATTACCGATTCCCCCAACTATTTGGTACGGGCTGTCCAGATTACTGGAATCTGTCCCAGTAACATTTGAAAATAAGGGACAATATTTTGATAGGTTACAAGTATTGAATGGACCGCCACCATTGCACTTTTCAATCGATGAAATAGATCGTAATAATTATCAGTTGACCATTAAAGGCTTCGAAAAATTAATCATCATGGATGCTTATAAATGTGTGATAGTTGATGGAAAAGTATTCAATATAGAGGAAAAGGATTTTGAACGATTATCTGAACTGAAGAAAATGATACCTTCAATAGATTCAAACCAAATTTTGATTTCCCATGAACAAATCGATTTATTTCTCAATAAGGTTGTTCCTGGTTTAAAAAAAATTGGAGAAGTTCAACTGTCTCAAAAAGTATCTCAGAAGATTATGAAAGAACCACTAGTTGCCAAGCTGTACTTAGATCGAGTTCATAATCGTCTACTTGCTGGATTAGAGTTTCAATATGAAAATAGTATAATTCAACCATTAGAAAAAAGAGATATTGCAACCGGCCCAATGATTATTCGGGATATAGATCAGGAAGAGGAAATACTTCAACTTATGGAGAACAGCGGCTTTTCTATTACTGAGGGTGGCTATTATATGCAAAATGAGGAACTGGAGTATGAATTTTTATATCATATTGTTCCAAAGCTTCAACAGTTAGTACAGATTTATGCAACAACTGCTGTTCGAAATCGTATTATGACAAAAAATGCTTTTCCTAAAATAAGAGTCAAGCACCAAAAAGATCGAATGAATTGGTTGGAGTTTACATTTGAGATGAATGGTATTCCTGATGATCAGATACGAGAAATATTAGAGGCACTTGAGGAAAAACGCAAATATTATCGACTTCGTGACGGTTCACTCCTTTCACTTGAAACAAAGGAAATGGAAGAACTCCATCGCTTTCTAAGTGAAGTTCCTACTCAGGATGATGGTTTTGAAGAAAGCCTTCATATGCCACTTATTCATGGCCTTAAATTCCTTGATAGGCTTGAAAGTAAAATTTTCACGGTAGAGGAATCTTTTCGCCAGTTCATTGGTCAGTTAATTCACCCAAGTTTACTAGAAATAGAAGTGCCTCAAAGTTTAAATAATCTATTAAGAGACTATCAAAAAGACGGATATAAATGGTTGAAGACACTTGCTAACTACGGGTTTGGTGGAATTCTAGCAGATGATATGGGACTTGGAAAAACAGTTCAAAGTATTACATTTATTGTATCCGAACTTTCAAACATACGTATGATGAAGCAGCCTGTATTGATTGTTTGTCCTTCATCTCTAACATACAATTGGTTGCACGAAATCGTAAAATTTGGGCCTGAAATTCAAGTAATTGTGATGGACGGCAATAAAGTGGAGCGAGAACAACTTCAAAAGGATATTGAAGGTGTAGATGTTATTATTACATCTTACTCGTTACTTCGACATGATATTAAGTGGTATGAAAACCAAACATTCCGTTCTGTATTCTTTGACGAGGCACAGGCATTTAAAAATCCGACAACACAAACTGCAAGAGCCGCTAAAAAAATAAAAGCAAATCATCGTTTCGGTCTTACTGGTACACCGATTGAAAATTCACTCGAAGAACTCTGGTCCATATACCATATTGTTTTCCCAGAATTACTTCAAGGATTAAGAGAATTCAGTTATCTATCTAGAAAAGCTGTGGCTAGAAGGGTTCGTCCGTTTTTATTACGAAGATTAAAACAAGACGTGCTAGCAGAGTTGCCACAAAAAGTTGAATCACTTGAATTATCAGAGCTATTACCTGAACAGAAGAAACTTTATGCAGCTTATTTAGCGAAACTCCGACATAAGACTTTAAAACATCTTGATCAGGAGACTATTCGCAAAAATCGGATTAAAATTTTAGCTGGATTAACAAGGTTAAGACAAATATGTTGTCATCCTGCTTTATTTGTTGAGGGATATAAAGGAAGCTCGGCAAAATTCGAACAGTTGTTAAAAATAGTAGAGGAATCAAAGCTTTCTGGAAAAAAGGTACTAATATTCTCTCAATTTACCAAAATGCTTGGGTTAATTGGTAAGGAGCTTACAATAAGAGGGCAACTGTTTTTCTATCTTGATGGACAAACCCCCTCAGAAAAAAGAGTAGAGATTTGTGATCGATTCAATTCTGGTGAACGTGATTTGTTCCTTATTTCCCTAAAAGCAGGTGGGACAGGTTTAAACCTTTCAGGTGCAGATACAGTTATCCTATATGATCTTTGGTGGAATCCTGCAGTTGAACAGCAAGCCACTGATCGCGCACATCGATTTGGTCAAAGAAATGAGGTACAGGTAATAAAACTCGTTGCAAAAGGAACAATTGAAGAAAAAATGAACGAGCTCCAGGAAAAGAAGAAAGAGCTTATTGCTGATATTCTAGATTCATCGGAAAGCGCAGCATCAAAACTTACTGAAGATGATATAAGAGAAATTTTACAGATTTAA
- a CDS encoding GrpB family protein yields MLGLPRGVVFIIPWTSEWEEEFLAEKRKIEDLIGHHILAIHHIGSTSVPHLSAKPIIDIAIEVNKFDDGLACISCLETLGYKYRGTGVLPERHYFNKGEPRTHQIHMYESGSKYLMEQVQFRNFLRDNETARIEYENLKLKLSHKNKNDKHQYAKDKTKFVMSILKKIK; encoded by the coding sequence TTGCTCGGACTACCAAGAGGAGTGGTATTTATAATTCCATGGACTAGTGAATGGGAAGAAGAATTTTTAGCAGAAAAAAGAAAGATAGAAGACTTAATTGGTCATCATATTTTAGCGATTCATCATATTGGTAGTACGTCTGTACCACACTTGAGTGCTAAACCAATTATTGACATAGCTATCGAAGTGAATAAATTTGATGATGGTTTAGCATGTATTTCATGCTTAGAAACACTAGGTTATAAGTACAGAGGAACTGGTGTATTGCCTGAAAGACATTATTTCAATAAAGGAGAACCAAGAACTCATCAAATTCATATGTATGAAAGCGGTAGTAAATACTTAATGGAGCAAGTACAGTTTAGAAACTTTTTAAGAGACAACGAAACTGCAAGAATTGAATATGAAAATCTGAAACTAAAGCTTTCACATAAGAATAAAAATGATAAACATCAATATGCAAAGGATAAGACGAAATTTGTGATGTCTATTCTAAAAAAGATTAAATAA
- a CDS encoding histidine phosphatase family protein codes for MVTLYITRHGETEWNCEERMQGWLDSNLTEKGENNARLLGQRLENTNFAAIFSSPSGRTKATANLIRGDREIPIYYDDQLKEMNMGMWEGKELSAIKEMYPVSYESFWNSPHLYKPIEGETFEETRQRASQIVDHIKKHYKSGNILIVTHSIIIKCLLTIFKNATIENLWTPPYIHDTSLSIVEINNSGYQIILEGDISHTEDNVSD; via the coding sequence TTGGTAACTCTCTATATTACAAGACATGGTGAAACTGAATGGAATTGTGAAGAGAGAATGCAAGGTTGGCTAGATTCAAATCTAACAGAAAAAGGTGAAAATAATGCTAGGTTATTGGGTCAAAGATTAGAGAATACAAATTTTGCTGCCATATTCTCAAGTCCTAGTGGAAGAACAAAAGCTACAGCAAATTTAATACGGGGAGATAGAGAAATTCCTATATATTACGATGATCAGTTAAAAGAAATGAATATGGGGATGTGGGAAGGTAAAGAATTATCAGCAATTAAAGAAATGTATCCAGTATCATATGAGTCTTTCTGGAATTCTCCTCACTTGTACAAACCAATTGAAGGTGAAACATTTGAAGAAACACGTCAAAGAGCAAGTCAAATAGTAGATCATATTAAGAAACACTATAAATCAGGTAATATCCTAATTGTTACTCATTCCATAATCATTAAATGCTTACTTACCATTTTTAAGAACGCAACAATTGAAAATCTATGGACTCCTCCATACATACATGATACTAGTCTTTCGATTGTAGAGATAAATAATTCAGGATATCAAATAATCCTGGAAGGAGATATATCTCATACGGAAGATAATGTAAGTGATTAG